In one window of Fusobacteria bacterium ZRK30 DNA:
- a CDS encoding (Fe-S)-binding protein, which yields MISKEIKEKMEEIIEGCLECKSKPCMKNCAMLNDFGKDPKSIFKGCIEKNKILDKLSYSCNMCSQCTIACPKDYKIQDIFMESRKLKVEKNNGRSPMKGHKVVEAHQYLGNSNFFNTSNKALGDKKTVRVFLPGCSLSSYNPKAVGNILDYLQEKYEGEVGSILKCCGKPTKDLGQEEKFKKRYTSVQRSMDELGAEEIIVACQSCYEVFRKNSPNQRVRSLWEVLPELGLPEHAKGIGKDSDVIFGIHDSCPTRYNKKIQDGIRWILAQMEYETEEPLHTREDTRCCGFGGMVGPANPKMTHTIRNKRAAEYNTDHIVSYCAACRGAMESAGKDSVHILDLIFGERYTKDSATKRTQGTSVQWMNRFKSKKELNKRK from the coding sequence ATGATTTCTAAAGAGATCAAAGAAAAAATGGAAGAAATAATTGAGGGATGTTTAGAGTGTAAATCTAAACCCTGTATGAAAAATTGTGCTATGTTAAATGATTTTGGGAAAGATCCAAAATCAATTTTCAAGGGGTGTATAGAGAAAAATAAAATATTAGATAAATTATCATATTCTTGTAATATGTGTAGTCAATGTACCATTGCCTGTCCAAAAGATTATAAGATACAGGATATATTTATGGAAAGCAGGAAGCTGAAGGTAGAAAAAAATAATGGGAGATCACCTATGAAGGGTCATAAAGTAGTTGAAGCTCACCAATATTTGGGGAATTCTAATTTTTTTAATACTTCCAATAAAGCTTTAGGAGATAAAAAGACTGTGAGAGTCTTTCTTCCGGGGTGTTCCCTGTCATCATATAACCCAAAAGCTGTGGGAAATATCTTAGATTATCTCCAGGAAAAATATGAGGGTGAGGTAGGTTCGATCTTAAAATGCTGTGGGAAACCAACCAAGGATTTGGGACAGGAGGAGAAATTTAAGAAAAGATATACCTCAGTCCAGAGATCTATGGATGAATTAGGTGCAGAGGAGATCATCGTAGCATGTCAGTCATGTTATGAAGTTTTTAGAAAAAATAGTCCCAATCAAAGGGTAAGATCTCTATGGGAGGTCCTTCCTGAATTAGGATTACCTGAACATGCCAAAGGAATAGGGAAAGATTCAGATGTAATATTTGGTATTCATGACTCATGCCCTACCAGGTACAACAAGAAGATTCAAGATGGGATCAGATGGATCCTAGCTCAAATGGAATATGAAACTGAAGAGCCGTTGCACACAAGGGAAGATACAAGGTGCTGCGGGTTTGGCGGGATGGTAGGGCCAGCCAACCCTAAAATGACTCATACAATTAGAAATAAGAGAGCAGCAGAATATAACACAGACCATATAGTAAGTTATTGTGCTGCGTGCAGAGGAGCTATGGAAAGTGCAGGAAAAGATTCAGTACATATTTTAGACTTAATATTTGGAGAAAGATATACTAAAGATTCTGCAACTAAAAGAACTCAAGGGACAAGTGTGCAATGGATGAACAGATTTAAATCTAAAAAAGAACTGAATAAAAGGAAATAA
- the crcB gene encoding fluoride efflux transporter CrcB produces MSRLIFIGTGGAIGALSRYLIDFIITKYYPMHFPLGTLTVNLIGCFIIGVAFKIFYHEIVHTRFNPFIVTGFLGALTTFSSYAYTTLILLEKGKYLLAGSNLLGNNVLGILFAFLGAKVTDFVVKKHFNHKFKGDE; encoded by the coding sequence ATGTCGCGACTAATTTTTATCGGAACAGGTGGAGCCATTGGGGCTCTCTCTAGATACCTTATTGATTTTATTATCACCAAATACTATCCTATGCATTTTCCACTGGGAACACTAACTGTTAACCTTATCGGCTGCTTTATCATTGGAGTTGCATTTAAAATATTTTATCACGAAATTGTCCATACTAGATTCAATCCTTTTATTGTTACAGGTTTTTTAGGAGCATTGACTACATTTTCCAGTTATGCCTACACTACCTTGATCCTCCTCGAAAAAGGAAAATATCTCCTGGCAGGCTCTAATTTATTGGGAAATAATGTTTTGGGTATCTTATTTGCATTTTTAGGGGCTAAGGTCACTGATTTTGTTGTCAAAAAACATTTCAATCATAAATTTAAAGGAGATGAATAA
- the crcB gene encoding fluoride efflux transporter CrcB, producing MILNIILVAVGGSIGAISRYKIDRKISSVIKHSIPFGTLGVNLLGLFIIGFSYRIFEHHIVAEDLKHFIVIGFLGALTTFSSYALHTFQLFEKGKTKEGFLNILLNNILGMLMALAGSELGKFL from the coding sequence ATGATTTTAAATATTATCTTGGTAGCTGTTGGAGGAAGCATTGGAGCTATCTCCAGATATAAAATAGATAGGAAAATTTCCAGTGTAATAAAGCACAGTATCCCCTTTGGGACTTTAGGAGTAAACCTTCTGGGTTTATTTATAATCGGTTTTTCTTACAGAATCTTTGAACACCATATAGTAGCTGAAGATCTAAAACATTTTATTGTTATTGGATTTTTAGGAGCTCTCACTACTTTTTCCAGTTATGCCCTTCATACATTTCAATTATTTGAAAAAGGAAAGACAAAAGAAGGGTTTTTAAATATTCTTCTAAATAATATTTTAGGGATGTTGATGGCATTGGCTGGATCGGAGTTAGGGAAGTTTTTATAA
- the adhE gene encoding bifunctional acetaldehyde-CoA/alcohol dehydrogenase, whose protein sequence is MKITNVKELQEYLKTMKKAQEEFATFPQEKVDEIFREAALAVNRQRIELAKMAVEETRMGIVEDKVIKNHFASEIVYNKYKDTKTCGVVEKDAAYGIEKIAEPIGIVGAVIPTTNPTSTAVFKALIALKTRNAIIFSPHPRAMKCTAKAAEIVMEAAIKAGAPEGIVGWITKPSMELSTYLMQNVDIILATGGPGMVKAAYSSGVPAIGVGAGNTPVIIDESAHIKMAVSSILMSKTFDNGVICASEQAVLAPASIYETVKKEFADRGAYFLKGEELDKVRKTIVIDGHLNSEIVGQTAHKIAQLAGVDVHVDTKVLIGEVESVELEEPFSHEKLSPVLAFYKTTGFEESLKKADRLIQLGGMGHTSIMYANELTATERLEKFGKTMKTGRTLVNMPAAQGAIGDVFNFKLAPSLTLGCGSWGGNAVSENVGVKHLLNIKTVAKRRENMLWFRIPEKVYFKFGSLPVALEELKGTKKKVMIVTDSVLASLGYTNHITDVLDEIGVDYRIFSDVQADPTLATVRKGAEMMKSYQPDAILALGGGSPMDAAKIMWVMYEHPEVVFEDLAMTFMDIRKRIVQFPKMGKKADFWAIATSAGTGSEVTPFAVITDEKTGTKYPLADYELTPNVAIVDPQLMLTMPASLTAASGYDVLTHALEAFASVLASDYTNPLALESLRLVFKYLPESVKGGATALKAKEKMANASCMAGMAFSNAFLGICHSMAHKLGAAFHIPHGTANALLIEEVIRFNATDRPNKMAGFAQYKYPNAKARYAKAADFLSLTKGNETPEEKAKLLRKACVELREAVGIKHTIADYGVSEAEFLGKLDQMVEEAFDDQCTGANPRYPLMKELKEMYLRAYYGAEKYQNMKKNETAKKVKEKKN, encoded by the coding sequence TAGTATATAACAAATATAAGGATACAAAAACTTGTGGAGTTGTTGAAAAAGATGCAGCTTACGGTATTGAAAAAATAGCTGAACCTATCGGAATCGTAGGAGCTGTTATACCAACTACTAACCCTACATCAACAGCAGTATTTAAAGCATTAATAGCTTTAAAAACTAGAAATGCTATCATATTCTCACCACATCCAAGAGCTATGAAGTGTACTGCAAAAGCTGCCGAGATAGTTATGGAAGCTGCAATAAAAGCTGGAGCACCAGAAGGAATAGTGGGTTGGATAACTAAGCCATCTATGGAATTATCTACTTACCTTATGCAAAATGTAGATATTATATTAGCTACAGGAGGACCGGGAATGGTTAAGGCTGCTTACTCTTCAGGAGTACCTGCAATTGGAGTAGGAGCTGGAAACACACCTGTAATCATCGACGAAAGTGCACACATCAAGATGGCTGTAAGTTCTATCTTAATGTCTAAAACATTTGATAACGGAGTTATCTGTGCATCTGAGCAAGCCGTATTAGCACCTGCTTCAATCTACGAAACAGTAAAAAAAGAGTTTGCTGATAGAGGAGCATACTTCTTAAAGGGAGAGGAGTTAGATAAAGTAAGAAAGACTATCGTAATAGATGGACACTTAAACTCTGAAATAGTAGGACAAACAGCTCATAAGATAGCACAATTAGCTGGTGTAGATGTACATGTAGATACAAAAGTATTAATCGGAGAAGTTGAATCTGTAGAATTAGAGGAGCCATTCTCACATGAAAAATTATCTCCAGTATTAGCTTTCTATAAGACAACTGGATTCGAAGAATCTTTAAAGAAAGCAGATAGATTGATTCAATTAGGTGGGATGGGACATACTTCTATCATGTATGCTAACGAATTAACTGCTACTGAAAGATTAGAAAAATTTGGTAAAACAATGAAAACAGGTAGAACTTTAGTAAATATGCCGGCTGCCCAGGGTGCAATCGGAGATGTATTTAACTTCAAACTAGCTCCTTCATTAACTTTAGGTTGTGGATCATGGGGAGGAAACGCAGTTTCTGAAAACGTTGGAGTAAAACATCTTTTAAACATAAAAACTGTAGCGAAAAGGAGAGAAAACATGCTTTGGTTTAGAATTCCAGAAAAAGTATACTTTAAATTCGGTTCATTACCTGTAGCTTTAGAAGAATTAAAGGGAACTAAGAAAAAAGTAATGATAGTTACTGACTCAGTACTAGCTTCATTAGGTTATACAAACCATATCACAGATGTATTAGATGAAATCGGTGTAGATTACAGAATATTCTCTGACGTACAAGCTGATCCTACATTAGCTACAGTAAGAAAAGGTGCAGAGATGATGAAGTCATACCAACCAGATGCTATCTTAGCATTAGGTGGAGGATCTCCAATGGACGCGGCGAAAATCATGTGGGTTATGTATGAGCATCCAGAAGTAGTGTTCGAAGATCTTGCTATGACATTTATGGATATCAGAAAAAGAATAGTACAATTCCCTAAGATGGGTAAAAAAGCTGATTTCTGGGCTATTGCTACATCAGCAGGAACAGGATCTGAAGTTACTCCATTCGCAGTAATCACAGATGAAAAGACTGGAACAAAGTATCCGTTAGCTGACTACGAATTAACTCCAAATGTAGCTATCGTAGACCCTCAATTAATGTTAACAATGCCGGCTTCATTAACAGCTGCATCAGGATATGATGTATTAACTCATGCATTAGAAGCATTTGCGTCTGTATTAGCATCAGATTATACAAACCCATTAGCTTTAGAATCATTAAGATTAGTATTTAAATACTTACCTGAATCTGTAAAAGGTGGAGCTACAGCATTAAAAGCAAAGGAAAAGATGGCCAATGCATCTTGTATGGCTGGAATGGCGTTCTCAAATGCATTCTTAGGTATTTGTCACTCAATGGCACATAAATTAGGAGCAGCTTTCCATATTCCACATGGAACAGCCAATGCACTATTAATAGAGGAAGTAATCAGATTTAACGCTACAGACAGACCAAATAAGATGGCTGGATTCGCTCAATATAAGTATCCAAATGCTAAGGCAAGATATGCTAAAGCAGCAGATTTCTTAAGCTTAACTAAAGGAAATGAAACTCCAGAAGAGAAGGCTAAGTTACTTAGAAAGGCTTGTGTAGAGTTAAGAGAAGCAGTAGGGATCAAGCATACTATCGCTGACTATGGAGTATCTGAAGCAGAATTCTTAGGTAAATTAGACCAAATGGTAGAGGAAGCTTTTGATGATCAATGTACAGGAGCTAACCCGAGATATCCATTAATGAAAGAATTAAAAGAGATGTATTTAAGAGCATACTATGGTGCAGAAAAATATCAAAATATGAAAAAAAATGAAACAGCTAAAAAAGTTAAAGAAAAGAAAAACTAA